In Nocardioides sp. W7, the genomic stretch CCCGGTGGTCGTGGAGGTGCCGACCTCGGAGGCGCCGCGGCCGAGCGCCTCCTTGGCCTGGGCCGACAGGGCGCCGAAGCTCATGCCGGCGATGGTGACCGGGATGTCGAGGTGCAGCGGCCGCTCGGCGTGCCGGCCGCCGAGCACCACGTCGGTGCCGCAGGACTCGCGGTAGCCCTCCAGCGGGTAGCGGGACATGCTCGCGCCGAGGAACAGCAGGTCGTCGAAGTGCGGCAGCGCGCGCTTGGCGCCCCAGCCCCGGATGTCGTAGACACCGGTGGCGGCGGCGCGCTGGATGCCGTGGATGGTGGCGCGGTCGAAGGTGGCGGACTCGCGGAGCCCGCGCTCGGCGTACGTCATCGGTGGTCCCCTCAGTACGCGTTGTCGGCGTGGAAGTGGTAGAGCCCGCGCGCCGAGCCGAAGCGGGAGTACGACGCGGGGTCGTCGTCGGTGAAGCCGGCGGCTTCGAGCAGCCCGGCGAGCTCGGCGAGATGCTCCGATCGCATCGGCTTCTCGACGCAGTCGGCGCCCAGCGAGGCGACCGTGCCGCGGACGTAGAGCCGGGCCTCGTAGATCGAGTCGCCGAGCGCCTCCCCGGCGTCACCTCGTACGACGAGCCGCCCGGCCTGGGCCATGAACGCGCTCAGGTGGCCCACGCTGCCGCCGACCACGATGTCGACGCCCTTCATCGAGATGCCGCAGCGCGCGGCCGCGTCGCCCTCGACGACCAGCAGGCCGCCGTGCGCCGTGGCGCCGGCCGACTGGCTGGCGTTGCCGCGGACCCGCACCGAGCCGCTCATCATGTTCTCCGCGACGCCCACCCCCGCGGTGCCCTCGACGACCACGTCGGCGAGCTGGTTCATGCCGGCGGCGTAGTAGCCGCAGTGCCCGGCGATCGTCACCAGCAGCGGTGCGGTGAGGCCGGCCGCGACGCTGTGCGCGCCGCGGGGGTTCGTGACCACCACCTCGCCGGAGGTCATCTCGTGCAGGGTGCGGTTGACCTCGCGCAGGGTCAGCTCGGCGAGGTCCAGCCGGGTGGTGTCGGTCAAAGGGTCGGTCATCGTGTCCATGCGTAGATCCGTTCCGGCTCGGGCTCGAACAGGTGGGCGCCGTCGATGCCGGGCAGGCCGGCCAGGGCGCGGTACTCGGAGGCCATCGCCACCCAGTCGTCGGTCTCGGCGACCACCGCCGGCTTGCAGGCGATGGCGTCGCGGACCACGGCGAAGGAGGTGCGGTTCGACACGAGCAGCGTGTAGAAGCCGTCGAACTCCGCGCACAGCCCCTTCAGTGCGGCCTCGACGTCGAGGCCGTCGGCGAGGGCCTGCGCGACGTAGAGCGCGCCCACCTCGGTGTCGTTCTCGCTGTCGAAGACGACGCCGCGGGCGCGCAGCTCGCGCCGGATCGTCGCGTGGTTGGCGAACGAGCCGTTGTGCACCAGGCACTGGTCGGGACCGACGGCGTAGGGATGCGCACCGGCCGGGGTGACCGCCGACTCGGTCGCCATCCGGGTGTGGCCGACGCCCTGCCAGCCCTGTGCGTGCGCCAGGCCCCAGCCTTCGGCGAGGTCGCGCGGTCGGCCGACCCCCTTCAGCACCGTGAGGTCGTCGCCGAAGCCGGCGACCAGTGCCTCCGGCGCCGCTGCCCGTACCGCGGCGAGCAGCGCCTCGACCGCCATCGGTGCGTGCACGACGTACGTCGAGCCCAGCGGCACGACGGCCACCTCGCTGCCGGTCTCCGCGGTCAGTGTCTCCGCGAGCACGTCCGGCCGCATGCCGGCGTCGAGCACCGACACGCTCGCGTGCCCGGGCGGGGACCAGCGCGGGTCGCCGTACACCGCGACCCCGGCGGAGTCGGCGCCGCGCTCCTCCATCTCGCCGAGCATCCCGCTCAACAGCTCGCCAAGCCGCGGGAACAGGGCGGGGTCGCGCAGGTGCAGGCCCACGATGCCGCACATCAGAACGCCCTCAGGTACTCGTCGATCTCCCACGGGGAGACCTGGCTGTGCCAGGTGAAGAACTCCTCGCGCTTCAGCCTCGCGAAGTACGGGGCCACGCCCTCCCCGGCGGCGTCCAGGACGCCCGTCAGCACCGGGTCGGCCTCGAGCGCCTCGACCGCGTGCAGCAGGGTCAGCGGCAGCGGGTCGCTCGTCGTCGCGCCCGGGTCGCCCGGGTCCAGCCCCCGCGAGATGCCGTCCAGTCCGGCGCCGACGGCCCCGGCGATCGCCAGGTAGGGGTTGGCCGAGCCGTCCCCGCCCCGCAGCTCGACGCGCTGGTCGTCGGGCACCCGGACGTAGTGGGTGCGGTCGTTGCCGCCGTACGTCGCCCGCCTCGGCGCCCAGGACGCGCCCGAGGCCGTCGTGAGGGCGCCGGTGCGCTTGTAGGAGTTGACCGTCGGCGCCAGCAGGGCCTGCAGGGCGCAGGCGTGCTCGATGACGCCGGCCACGAACGAGTACGCCGTGGGGGACAGGCCCAGTCCCCGCGGGTCCTCGGCGCCCGGCCCGGCCGGGAAGGCGTTGCGCCCGTCCCGCTGCAGCGACACGTGCAGGTGCAGGCCGGTGCCGGTGCGGTCCCCGAACGGCTTGGGCATGAAGGTCGCGGTCATCCCGCGCTCCTCGGCGAGCACGCTGAGCAGGTAGCGCAGCGTGATGACCCGGTCGGCGGTGGTGAGCGCGTCGGCGTACGCGAAGTTCTGCTCGAACTGGCCGTTGCCGTCCTCGTGGTCGTTGGCGTAGTTGCCCCAGCCGAGGTCGTTCATCGCCCGCGAGATCGAGGTGAGGTGGTCGTACATCCGGGTCACGCCCCGGGCGTCGTAGCAGGGCTGGGCCGCGGTGTCGGCCGGGTCGGCGGTGCGCAGCCGGCCCTGCTCGTCGCGGTCGAGGAGGAAGTACTCCACCTCCGCACCGACGTACGGCGCCAGGCCGGCCTCGGCGGCGCGAGCCAGGACCGACTTCAGCAGCACCCGGGGCGCGAAGGGCCACGGCTCGCCCTCGACGTGCGGGTCGCAGTGCACGATCGCCAGACCGGGCTTGACGAACGGGATGGGCGTGAACGATCCCGGGTCCGGGATCGCCATCAGGTCGGGGTCGCACGGCTCCTGGCCGATCGCGCCCACGGCGTACCCGGCGAAGCCGACGCCCTCGGTGGCGAGCGCGTCGACCGCCTCGACGGGCACGAGCTTCGCGCAGGGCTTGCCGCGCAGGTCGACGAAGAGGGCCAGCAGGAAGGTGGTCCCGCTCTCGCGGGCCAGGGTCGGGAGGTCGGTCATCCAGGATCCTTGTCTACTGCGAGGAGTCATGAGCCACGGAGAGTGGACGCGGCGGGCCGCGAAAACGGCCGCCCGGGCGCGAGGCCCGGACGGCCGTCGTCGAGGTCAGACCAGGTCGTACGCCGGGTCGCGGTGCAGCTTGGAGTCGATGCCGCTCTCCTCGTCCTCCGGGGAGACCCGCAGACCGATCGTCGCCTTCAGCGCCAGGGCGATGGCCGCCGTGACGATGAGGGTGTAGGCGAGCACGGCGACCACGGCCGCCGCCTGCCGGCCGAGCTGCTCCAGGCCGCCGCCGTACAGCAGGCCGTCGACGCCGCTCGGCATGTCGGCGTTGCCGACGATGCCGATCATCAGGGTGCCGATGATGCCGCCGACCAGGTGCACGCCGACGACGTCCAGGGTGTCGTCGTAGCCGAGCCGGTCCTTCAGGCCCACCGCGAGCTGGCACAGTGCGCCGGCGACCACTCCCACGACGATCGAGCCCATCGGTGAGACCGCGGCGCAGGACGGCGTGATGGCGACCAGGCCGGCGATGGCGCCGGAGGCGGCGCCGATGCCGGTGGTGTGGCCGGTGCGGAGCTGCTCGACGGCGAGCCAGGCCAGGATCGCGGCGCAGGTGGCGATGAAGGTCGTCAGCATGACCACCGAGGAGGCGTTGTTCGCCGCGAGGGCCGAGCCGCCGTTGAAGGCGTACCAGCCGGCCCACAGCAGGCCGGCGCCGAGCAGGGTGAGCGGCACGTTGTGCGGGCGCGGGGCCTGACCCCAGGTGGCGCGCTTGCCGAGGATGACGGCGAGCGCCAGGGCCGCGGCGCCGGCGTTGATGTGGACCGCGGTGCCGCCGGCGAAGTCGATGGCCTTCAGGTCGTTGGCGATCCAGCCGCCGATGACGCTGCCGTCGGCTGCGTCGAAGGCGAAGACCCAGTGCGCGACCGGGAAGTAGACGAGGACGGCCCAGATCGCCGCGAAGATCATCCAGGCGCCGAACTTCATCCGGTCCGCGACCGCGCCGGAGATCAGCGCGACGGTGATGCCGGCGAAGAGCGCCTGGAAGACCGCGAAGAGCGCGAGCGGTACGGCGACCTCTCCGTCCGCGATCGCCTCGCCGAGGCCGGCGTACTCGGTGATGCTGCCGAGCAGGCCGGCGTCGCCGTAGGAGTCACCGAAGACCATGGAGTAGCCGAACAGCACCCAGAGGACGCCGACGACCGCGACGGCTCCGAAGGTCATCATCATCATGTTGATGCTGCTCTTGACGCTGACCATGCCGCCGTAGAACAGCGCCAGGCCGGGGATCATCATCGTCAGGCCGATGATGCACGCCAGCATGAAGGCTGTGGTGCCTGTGTCCATCGAGGAGTCCTTAGAGGTATCGGGGCCTTCCGAGCGACCCGGCAGATGTCTCCGGACAGTGGACCGTGTCCACCGTGCGTCGTACGTGCCGCGCGTGTAACGACTCGGTGAATCGGCTCTCCACAGGCGGGTGCACAGGTCCAGACCGGAGCCTGTGGATCACCGCCGATACCTGTGGACCGACGGCCCTGTTCTGTGGAGAGAGCTGTGGGACCAGCGGCACGTCTGGTGGCGCCGGTCACGGTCACGTAGAACTACCTCACCAGCTCGGAACCGGCCGCAAGGCAGGTGAGGAGCCGGGGATCAGGCAGAGCGAGGATCCGCACCGCGAGGCGACTCGCGGCGTCGGCCCGGTGACGGGGACGGCGGGGTCGGAGCTCCGGTCGGGTCGAGGCGGGCGTCACCCACTCCGCCTCACAGCGAGGGCCTCGTGACGCTCATACCGTCGCGGGGCCCTCGGTCGTTTCCGCGCTCGCTTCCTCGGTCACCTCCTCGGGGAGCCACGGCCGGAGTGCCGGGTCGTCCTCGGCGTAGGACCGCACCGGCCCCGCCGGGGTCGCCGCCGTCTCGAACCGGACCGTCACCACGCCGCGCCCGGACCCCCACACCCAGCCGCGGCCGAGCTCGTCGTGCTCGACGTCCATCCCGGGTGCCCAGGTACGCCGGGAGTGGTGCGGCACCTCGACCTCGGGCAGCTCGGGCTCGTCCTCGGCGGTCTCGCCGAACAGGTCCTCCTGCACCCAGTCGGCCAGGCCCGACAGGCCGACCCCGAGCAGCCGGACCCCGCCCGAGGTGTCGAGGTCGGTGAGCAGCGAGCGGGCCACCCGGGCGATGGTCCCGGCCGCGTCCGTGGGGGAGCCGAGGGTGTTCGACCGGCTCAGGGTCGTGAAGTCGTGCAGGCGCACCTTGATCGTGACCGTGCGGCCGGACAGCCCGCTCTTGCGCAGCCGCGCGGCGACCTCCCCCGCCTGCCGGGTCAGCAGGCCCTCCATGAGCTTCCGGTCGGTGAGGTCGGTGTCGTAGGTGCCCTCGACGCTGACCGACTTGGCCTCCCGCTCGGGCACGACGCGGCGGTCGTCGAGCGCCCGGGCGAGCTGGTGGAGACCGCCGCCCTGCGCCTTGCCCACCAGCCGGACCAGCTCGTCGAGGCTGACCAGCTCCAGCTCCGCCACCGTGTGGATCCCGGCCCGACGCAGCCGCTCCGCCGTCGCCGGGCCGACCCCCGGGATGACCGTGACGTGCATCGGCCGCAGCAGGTCCTGCTCGGTCCCGGGGGGTACGACGACCAGCCCGTCCGGCTTGTCGAGGTCGCTGGCCACCTTGGCGATGAACTTGGAGGTGCCGACGCCGACCGAGGCGGTCAGGCCCCGGGTCACCTCGGTCAGCCGGCCGCGCAGCTCCTCGGCGAACGCGGTGACCGTCGGCACCTCGAGGTCGGGCAGGTCCGCCTGCTGCAGGTCGACGAAGGCCTCGTCCAGGGAGAGCGGCTCGACCAGCGGGCTGACCGAGCGCAGCAGGCCCATGACGGCCCGGCTGGCGTCGCGGTAGGCGTGGAAGCGGCCGCTGAGGAACGCGGCGTGCGGGCAGCGGGACCGGGCCTCGCGGGTCGACATGGCGGATCGGACGCCGTACTTGCGGGCCTCGTAGGAGGCCGTCGAGACCACGCCCCGACCGCCCACCCCGCCGACGACGACCGGCTTGCCCCGCAGTGACGGCTTGTCGCGCTGCTCGACCGAGGCGAAGAACGCGTCGAGATCGAGGTGGAGCACGGAGGCCTGGGCACGCACGCGGGCACGCTACTCCGGGCCGCCGACCGTCCACAGATCCACCTGCGGGCAGCGTCGTCCACAGCCCCGGCCGCCGCCGC encodes the following:
- a CDS encoding DNA polymerase IV gives rise to the protein MRAQASVLHLDLDAFFASVEQRDKPSLRGKPVVVGGVGGRGVVSTASYEARKYGVRSAMSTREARSRCPHAAFLSGRFHAYRDASRAVMGLLRSVSPLVEPLSLDEAFVDLQQADLPDLEVPTVTAFAEELRGRLTEVTRGLTASVGVGTSKFIAKVASDLDKPDGLVVVPPGTEQDLLRPMHVTVIPGVGPATAERLRRAGIHTVAELELVSLDELVRLVGKAQGGGLHQLARALDDRRVVPEREAKSVSVEGTYDTDLTDRKLMEGLLTRQAGEVAARLRKSGLSGRTVTIKVRLHDFTTLSRSNTLGSPTDAAGTIARVARSLLTDLDTSGGVRLLGVGLSGLADWVQEDLFGETAEDEPELPEVEVPHHSRRTWAPGMDVEHDELGRGWVWGSGRGVVTVRFETAATPAGPVRSYAEDDPALRPWLPEEVTEEASAETTEGPATV
- a CDS encoding ammonium transporter — encoded protein: MDTGTTAFMLACIIGLTMMIPGLALFYGGMVSVKSSINMMMMTFGAVAVVGVLWVLFGYSMVFGDSYGDAGLLGSITEYAGLGEAIADGEVAVPLALFAVFQALFAGITVALISGAVADRMKFGAWMIFAAIWAVLVYFPVAHWVFAFDAADGSVIGGWIANDLKAIDFAGGTAVHINAGAAALALAVILGKRATWGQAPRPHNVPLTLLGAGLLWAGWYAFNGGSALAANNASSVVMLTTFIATCAAILAWLAVEQLRTGHTTGIGAASGAIAGLVAITPSCAAVSPMGSIVVGVVAGALCQLAVGLKDRLGYDDTLDVVGVHLVGGIIGTLMIGIVGNADMPSGVDGLLYGGGLEQLGRQAAAVVAVLAYTLIVTAAIALALKATIGLRVSPEDEESGIDSKLHRDPAYDLV
- the glnT gene encoding type III glutamate--ammonia ligase, with the protein product MTDLPTLARESGTTFLLALFVDLRGKPCAKLVPVEAVDALATEGVGFAGYAVGAIGQEPCDPDLMAIPDPGSFTPIPFVKPGLAIVHCDPHVEGEPWPFAPRVLLKSVLARAAEAGLAPYVGAEVEYFLLDRDEQGRLRTADPADTAAQPCYDARGVTRMYDHLTSISRAMNDLGWGNYANDHEDGNGQFEQNFAYADALTTADRVITLRYLLSVLAEERGMTATFMPKPFGDRTGTGLHLHVSLQRDGRNAFPAGPGAEDPRGLGLSPTAYSFVAGVIEHACALQALLAPTVNSYKRTGALTTASGASWAPRRATYGGNDRTHYVRVPDDQRVELRGGDGSANPYLAIAGAVGAGLDGISRGLDPGDPGATTSDPLPLTLLHAVEALEADPVLTGVLDAAGEGVAPYFARLKREEFFTWHSQVSPWEIDEYLRAF